The Desulfopila inferna genome includes a region encoding these proteins:
- a CDS encoding C39 family peptidase — MEFADENFSVEPDSVDSVNDSSQEIQEDIALQSTCLEDFEKQTNHQEESIDTVAISPVNVIETLGESDFSLENTGTVDILMTSGYEDRIFGDVHVNDSPQTDVSHSDLPDYRNDANQWHLQENTDTCAVVTQEFILDAVTGHDFSEQELVTHAIEKGYYTPGVGTSCEDVGKILEDYGIEVKRTTGNELSDLEDVIRSGQKVMVGVDCNEINNNSASEQLKDILYMPEANHLFQPIGIDYGSQEVIVNDPGTFDGQAKRVAISNFLAGWADSNFFMAQTTNIPA; from the coding sequence ATGGAATTTGCTGACGAAAATTTTTCAGTTGAGCCAGACTCTGTTGATTCTGTAAATGATTCCTCTCAAGAGATTCAAGAGGACATTGCTTTACAAAGCACTTGTTTAGAAGATTTTGAAAAACAGACAAATCATCAAGAGGAGTCTATTGATACTGTAGCTATTAGCCCTGTTAATGTTATTGAGACTCTTGGCGAAAGTGACTTCAGTTTAGAGAATACTGGAACAGTAGATATTTTGATGACTTCAGGTTACGAAGACAGAATCTTTGGTGATGTCCACGTAAATGATTCTCCCCAAACCGATGTCTCTCATAGTGACTTACCTGATTACAGAAATGATGCTAATCAATGGCATCTTCAAGAGAATACAGACACGTGTGCTGTGGTCACTCAAGAATTTATCCTTGACGCTGTAACTGGGCATGATTTCTCTGAACAAGAGCTTGTTACGCATGCAATTGAAAAAGGGTACTATACGCCGGGAGTTGGAACTTCTTGCGAAGATGTTGGAAAAATTCTGGAAGATTACGGCATTGAGGTTAAAAGAACCACGGGAAATGAGCTTTCTGATTTAGAAGATGTAATCAGAAGCGGTCAAAAAGTGATGGTGGGTGTTGATTGTAACGAAATAAACAACAATTCGGCGAGTGAGCAGTTAAAAGATATTCTTTACATGCCTGAAGCGAACCATCTTTTTCAGCCCATTGGTATTGATTATGGAAGCCAGGAGGTAATTGTTAATGACCCTGGCACTTTTGATGGACAAGCAAAAAGGGTTGCCATATCTAACTTTCTTGCAGGCTGGGCTGATTCAAATTTCTTTATGGCACAAACAACAAATATACCCGCTTGA